A region from the Candidatus Brocadiaceae bacterium genome encodes:
- the rplM gene encoding 50S ribosomal protein L13, with the protein MKTRFAHKEDYKDNRRWLHVDASDQVLGRLATRVAVALMGKDRPDYTPNVDTGAYVVVTSAERVRLTGRKMDQKVYRHHSGYPGGLKEVSVAEVLRKHPERVIKEAVRRMLPKSKLGDAMLTKLKVYAGPDHPHTYHKPQELPL; encoded by the coding sequence ATGAAGACGCGCTTTGCGCACAAAGAGGACTACAAGGACAACCGCCGCTGGTTGCACGTCGATGCCAGCGACCAGGTGTTGGGCCGCCTGGCCACCCGCGTGGCCGTGGCGCTGATGGGCAAGGACCGCCCGGATTACACGCCCAACGTGGATACCGGCGCCTACGTGGTGGTGACCAGTGCCGAGCGGGTGCGCCTGACAGGGCGGAAGATGGATCAGAAGGTCTACCGCCATCATTCCGGCTACCCCGGCGGGCTCAAGGAAGTGTCCGTGGCCGAGGTGCTCCGGAAGCACCCCGAACGCGTCATCAAGGAGGCCGTGCGCCGCATGCTCCCCAAGAGCAAGCTCGGCGACGCCATGCTGACGAAGCTGAAGGTGTATGCGGGGCCCGACCATCCGCATACCTACCACAAGCCCCAGGAACTCCCGCTGTGA
- the rpsI gene encoding 30S ribosomal protein S9 yields MADDYIWGTGRRKSAVARVRIRPGTGVIRVNGRDVEDYFPREGHQLAIREPLRVTHNQGRYDVWIGARGGGLTGQAEAAQLGVARALLVSDASLREVLKGGGLLTRDSRRVERKKYGKRGARRSPQFSKR; encoded by the coding sequence ATGGCTGACGATTACATCTGGGGAACCGGCCGGCGCAAGAGCGCCGTCGCCAGGGTGCGCATCCGACCCGGCACCGGCGTGATCCGCGTGAACGGACGTGACGTGGAGGATTACTTCCCGCGCGAGGGGCATCAGTTGGCCATCAGGGAGCCTCTGCGCGTCACGCACAACCAGGGGCGCTATGACGTGTGGATCGGCGCCCGGGGCGGCGGACTCACCGGCCAGGCCGAAGCCGCGCAACTCGGCGTGGCCCGCGCGCTCCTGGTCAGCGATGCGTCCCTGCGCGAGGTGCTGAAGGGGGGCGGCCTCCTGACGCGCGACAGCCGCAGGGTCGAGCGCAAGAAGTACGGAAAGCGCGGCGCGCGGCGGTCCCCGCAGTTCAGCAAGCGCTGA
- a CDS encoding YebC/PmpR family DNA-binding transcriptional regulator, with translation MSGHSHWAGIKHKKAKEDARRGKTFSRVAKQIMTAVRHGGKDADMNLDLKYAIEAAKAVNMPKDNIERAILKGAGELEGSQLEAVRFEGYGPGGAAVMVDALTDNRNRTTPNMRKIFGDHAGQLAAGGSVSWSFETRGLILLAAGGRSEEELFEIAIEAGADDFQQAGDDYEVSCDARSLHAVRDALREAGLEVESAEVTMVPQSYVDLSVDDGRKVLKMMEDLENDEDVTAVYSNFNLPPELMAELDDA, from the coding sequence ATGTCTGGGCATTCCCATTGGGCCGGAATCAAGCACAAGAAGGCGAAGGAAGACGCCCGGCGCGGCAAGACGTTCAGCCGCGTCGCCAAGCAGATCATGACCGCCGTGCGCCACGGCGGCAAGGACGCGGACATGAACCTGGACCTGAAGTACGCCATCGAGGCGGCCAAGGCCGTCAACATGCCGAAGGACAACATCGAGCGCGCCATCCTGAAGGGCGCCGGAGAACTCGAAGGGAGCCAGCTCGAGGCCGTGCGCTTCGAGGGCTACGGGCCGGGCGGCGCCGCCGTCATGGTGGACGCGCTGACCGACAACCGCAACCGCACCACGCCGAACATGCGGAAGATATTCGGGGACCACGCCGGTCAACTCGCGGCCGGCGGCAGCGTGTCGTGGTCGTTCGAGACCCGGGGCCTCATCCTGCTGGCCGCCGGCGGGCGGTCCGAAGAGGAGTTGTTCGAGATCGCCATTGAGGCCGGGGCGGACGACTTCCAACAGGCCGGGGACGACTATGAGGTGAGCTGCGACGCCCGCTCCCTGCACGCCGTCCGCGACGCCCTGCGGGAGGCCGGCCTGGAGGTGGAGTCGGCCGAGGTCACCATGGTCCCGCAGTCCTACGTCGACCTGAGCGTCGATGACGGCCGCAAGGTGCTCAAGATGATGGAGGACCTGGAGAACGACGAGGACGTGACGGCCGTCTACTCCAACTTCAACCTGCCGCCGGAGCTGATGGCCGAACTGGACGATGCGTAG
- a CDS encoding DUF192 domain-containing protein yields the protein MGRRALPPGEGLLIPHCSSVHTFFMRFPIDVVYLWRDNRVLKIVHAMRCCRVSACWSARSVLEMPAGWAEAHDLRAGRTLTFHDIAP from the coding sequence ATGGGGCGCCGAGCCCTGCCGCCGGGCGAGGGCCTGCTGATCCCGCACTGCAGCTCCGTGCACACCTTCTTCATGCGCTTCCCGATCGACGTGGTCTACCTGTGGCGGGACAACCGCGTCCTGAAGATCGTCCACGCGATGCGGTGCTGTCGCGTCTCGGCCTGCTGGTCGGCGCGGTCCGTGCTGGAGATGCCGGCGGGCTGGGCAGAGGCACACGACCTGCGCGCCGGAAGGACCCTGACGTTCCACGACATCGCACCGTGA
- the ilvC gene encoding ketol-acid reductoisomerase, with protein MAKIDFGGVVEDVVTRDEFPLEKAREVLKDEVIAVIGYGVQGPAQSLNMRDNGFNVIIGQSPDFKADWDRAVADGWEPGKTLFPIEEAARKATIVQYLLNDAAQKIVWPALKGCLKAGDALYFSHGFSIVYGEQTGVVPPEDVDVILVAPKGSGTSVRRNFLDGSGINSSYAVHQDATGRAEERCLAVGIAIGSGYLFPTSFEHEVWSDLTGERGILMGALAGVMEAQYNVLRAHGHTPSEAFNETVEELTQSLIRLVAENGMDWMYANCSATAQRGALDWKDRFRDAVAPVFKKLYESVKNGTETRIVLESNSRPDYQQKLRVELDKIKNSEMWRAGAAVRSLRPENWGK; from the coding sequence ATGGCGAAGATAGACTTCGGCGGCGTGGTCGAGGACGTGGTGACCCGCGACGAGTTCCCACTGGAGAAGGCCCGCGAGGTACTCAAGGACGAAGTGATCGCCGTCATCGGCTACGGCGTGCAGGGCCCCGCCCAGTCGCTGAACATGCGCGACAACGGATTCAACGTGATCATCGGCCAGTCGCCCGACTTCAAGGCGGACTGGGACCGGGCCGTCGCCGACGGCTGGGAGCCCGGCAAGACCCTCTTCCCCATCGAGGAGGCCGCCCGGAAGGCCACGATCGTCCAGTATCTCCTCAACGACGCCGCGCAGAAGATCGTCTGGCCCGCGCTGAAGGGCTGCCTCAAGGCCGGCGACGCCCTCTACTTCTCGCACGGCTTCTCGATCGTCTACGGCGAGCAGACCGGCGTCGTGCCGCCCGAGGACGTCGACGTGATCCTGGTCGCCCCGAAGGGATCCGGAACGTCCGTGCGCCGCAACTTCCTGGACGGCAGCGGCATCAACTCCAGCTACGCCGTCCATCAGGACGCCACCGGCCGCGCCGAGGAGCGCTGCCTGGCCGTCGGCATCGCCATCGGCTCCGGCTACCTGTTCCCCACCAGCTTCGAGCACGAGGTGTGGAGCGACCTGACGGGCGAACGCGGCATCCTGATGGGCGCCCTGGCCGGCGTCATGGAGGCGCAGTACAACGTCCTGCGCGCCCACGGCCACACGCCGAGCGAGGCATTCAACGAGACGGTCGAGGAACTCACCCAGAGCCTCATCCGCCTGGTGGCCGAGAACGGCATGGACTGGATGTACGCCAACTGCAGCGCCACCGCGCAGCGCGGCGCGCTCGACTGGAAGGACCGCTTCCGCGACGCCGTCGCCCCCGTCTTCAAGAAGCTCTACGAGAGCGTCAAGAACGGCACCGAGACGCGCATCGTCCTGGAGAGCAACAGCCGCCCCGACTACCAGCAGAAGCTGCGCGTCGAGCTGGACAAGATCAAGAACTCGGAGATGTGGCGCGCGGGCGCGGCCGTCCGCAGCCTCCGCCCGGAGAACTGGGGCAAGTAG